The following coding sequences lie in one Equus przewalskii isolate Varuska chromosome 25, EquPr2, whole genome shotgun sequence genomic window:
- the FLRT2 gene encoding leucine-rich repeat transmembrane protein FLRT2, translating to MGLQTTQWPSHGAFFLKSWLLISLGLYSQVSKILACPSVCRCDRNFVYCNERSLTSVPLGIPEGVTVLYLHNNQINNAGFPAELHNVQSVHTVYLYGNQLDEFPMNLPKNVRVLHLQENNIQTISRAALAQLLKLEELHLDDNSISTVGVEDGAFREAVSLKLLFLSKNHLSSVPVGLPVDLQELRVDENRIAVISDMAFQNLTSLERLIVDGNLLTNKGIAEGTFSHLTKLKEFSIVRNSLSHPPPDLPGTHLIRLYLQDNQINHIPLTAFSNLRKLERLDISNNQLRMLTQGVFDNLSNLKQLTARNNPWFCDCSIKWVTEWLKYIPSSLNVRGFMCQGPEQVRGMAVRELNMNLLACPTTTPGLPLFTPAPSTVSPTTQPPTLSVPTPSRSYTPLTPTTSKLPTIPDWDGRERVTPPISERIQLSIHFVNDTSIQVSWLSLFTVMAYKLTWVKMGHSLVGGIVQERIVSGEKQHLSLVNLEPRSTYRICLVPLDAFNYRAVEDTICSEATTHASYVNNGSNTASSHEQTTSHSMGSPFLLAGLIGGAVIFVLVVLLSVFCWHMHKKGRYTSQKWKYNRGRRKDDYCEAGTKKDNSILEMTETSFQIVSLNNDQLLKGDFRLQPIYTPNGGISYTDCHIPNNMRYCNSSVPDLEHCHT from the coding sequence ATGGGCCTACAGACTACACAGTGGCCCAGCCATGGGgcttttttcctgaaatcttGGCTTCTCATTTCCCTGGGGCTCTACTCACAAGTGTCAAAAATCCTGGCGTGCCCTAGCGTGTGCCGCTGCGACAGGAACTTTGTCTACTGTAATGAGCGAAGCTTGACCTCAGTGCCTCTTGGGATCCCGGAGGGCGTAACCGTACTCTACCTCCACAACAACCAAATTAATAATGCTGGATTTCCTGCAGAACTGCACAACGTACAGTCGGTGCACACCGTCTACCTTTACGGCAACCAACTGGATGAATTCCCCATGAATCTTCCCAAGAATGTCAGAGTCCTCCATTTGCAGGAAAACAATATTCAGACCATATCACGGGCAGCTCTTGCCCAGCTCTTGAAGCTCGAAGAGCTACATCTGGATGACAATTCTATATCCACAGTGGGGGTGGAAGATGGGGCCTTCCGGGAGGCTGTTAGTCTGAAATTGTTGTTTCTGTCCAAGAATCACCTGAGCAGTGTGCCTGTTGGGCTTCCTGTGGACTTGCAAGAGCTGAGAGTGGATGAGAATCGAATTGCTGTCATATCAGACATGGCCTTTCAGAACCTCACGAGCTTGGAGCGTCTGATCGTGGATGGGAACCTACTGACCAACAAGGGCATTGCTGAGGGCACCTTCAGCCATCTCACCAAGCTCAAGGAATTTTCAATCGTACGGAATTCactctcccacccacctcctgATCTCCCAGGTACACATCTGATCAGGCTCTATCTGCAGGACAACCAGATAAACCACATCCCTTTGACAGCCTTCTCAAATCTCCGCAAGCTGGAGCGACTGGATATATCCAACAACCAACTGCGCATGTTGACTCAAGGGGTCTTTGATAACCTCTCCAACCTGAAGCAGCTCACTGCTCGGAATAACCCTTGGTTTTGTGACTGCAGTATTAAGTGGGTCACAGAATGGCTCAAATATATCCCTTCATCTCTCAATGTGCGGGGTTTCATGTGCCAAGGTCCTGAACAAGTCCGGGGGATGGCTGTTAGGGAGTTGAATATGAATCTCTTGGCGTGTCCCACCACGACCCCTGGCCTGCCTCTCTTCACCCCAGCCCCAAGTACAGTTTCTCCCACAACTCAGCCTCCCACACTCTCTGTCCCAACCCCCAGCAGAAGCTATACGCCTCTAACTCCTACTACATCGAAACTTCCCACAATTCCCGACTGGGATGGCAGAGAAAGAGTGACCCCACCTATTTCTGAACGGATCCAACTCTCTATCCATTTTGTGAATGACACTTCCATTCAAGTCAGCTGGCTCTCTCTCTTTACTGTGATGGCCTACAAACTCACGTGGGTGAAAATGGGCCACAGTCTAGTAGGGGGCATTGTTCAGGAACGCATAGTCAGTGGTGAGAAGCAACATTTGAGCCTGGTTAACTTAGAGCCCAGATCCACCTATCGGATTTGTTTAGTGCCACTGGATGCTTTTAACTACCGAGCTGTGGAAGACACCATCTGTTCCGAGGCCACCACGCATGCCTCCTATGTGAACAATGGCAGTAACACCGCTTCCAGCCACGAGCAGACGACGTCCCACAGCATGGGCTCCCCTTTTCTGCTGGCTGGCCTGATTGGGGGCGCAGTGATATTTGTGCTGGTGGTCTTACTCAGCGTCTTTTGCTGGCACATGCACAAAAAGGGGCGCTACACCTCGCAGAAGTGGAAATACAACCGAGGCCGGCGGAAAGATGACTATTGCGAGGCAGGCACCAAGAAGGACAATTCCATCCTGGAGATGACGGAAACCAGCTTTCAGATCGTCTCCTTAAATAACGATCAGCTCCTTAAAGGAGATTTCAGACTGCAGCCCATTTACACCCCAAATGGGGGCATTAGTTACACAGACTGCCATATCCCCAACAACATGCGATACTGCAACAGCAGTGTGCCAGACCTGGAGCACTGCCATACGTGA